A segment of the Campylobacter vulpis genome:
CGTGGATTTAAGAGAGGCTAAAATAAGCATTTTTAAAGAAAATGAAAGTGAAATTTTAAATTATCAAAGCGATACCATCAGTCTTTTAGCAAAACTTCAAAAAGCGGTTTTAAGAAATGATAAAAACCTTTGCACACTCAAAGTTGCAAAAAGGCTTTTAAAACTTTGTGATGAGGTAAGGAAATGATACTTTGCACGATTTGCGCTAGGGGCGGAAGTAAGGGCGTTAAAAATAAAAATATCCGTAAAATTGACGGACTTGAACTCATTGCTTATAGCATTTTACAAGCAAAAGAGAGCGGGCTTTTTGAGCATATAGTCATTAGCACCGATAGCGATGAGATAGCTAGTGTCGCTACAAAATATGGCGGCGAGGTTTTTTTCAAAAGAGAAGCAGCGATGAGTAGTGATAGTGCGGCAAAAGTGCCTGTAATAAGGGACGCTTTACTAAGAAGTGAGGAGCATTTTAAGAGGCAATTTGACACCTTAATCGACCTTGACGCTACCGCACCCCTTCGCACGAGTGAAGATATTAAAAAAGCTTACGCCTTGTTTAAAAGTGGGGATTATGAGAATTTAATTACCGCCGTTCCTGCTAGGCGTAATCCTTATTTTAATCTCATCGAAGAACTTAAAGAGGGAGGCTTTGATACTTCTAAGCCTTGTTCTTTTGTGTGCCGTCAAGAAGCACCTAAATGCTATGATATGAATGCGAGCATTTATATATTTGATAGGGAGAGGCTTTTAAAGCAAGATGATGTTTTTGGCACGAAAACGGCTTTATATGTGATGAGTGAGGAGAGTGCCTTTGACATTGATAGCGAATTAGATTTTAAAATTGTGGAGTTTTTACTAAGAGAAAGGAGGCTAAATGCTAAAGGATAAGGTCATTTTCATAGCTGGAGCTTGTGGGCGTATAGGCTCTGCATTAAGTAAGGAGCTTTTAGAGCAAAATGCTAAGCTTGTTTTAGCAGACATCAATGAAGCGAATTTAAGCAAACTTACGCAAGGATTAAGGGGCGAATTTTTAAGCGTGAGGCTTGACATTACAAGTAAGGAAAGCTTAGAAAGTGCTATTAGTCAGGCTGTGCGGCATTTTGCTAAAATTGATGGCTTTGTAAATGCAAGTTATCCTTGCGGAAAGGACTGGGGGAAAGTGGGTTATTATGAGGCTAGTTTTGAGCAAATTTGTGAGAGTTTAAATTTACATCTTGGTGGCTTTATCTTAGCGGCAAATGCTTTTGTGAAGTTTTTTAAAAAGCAAGGCTATGGAAATATCATCAATCTTAGCTCCATTATGGGCGTTTATGCGCCTAAATTTGAAAATTATGCGGGAACTTCTATGCAAAGTTCTTTAGAATATAGCGTGATAAAAGCGGGGATTAATCATCTTGGCGTGTGGATGGCTAAAGAGCTTTTTAATACAAATATCAGGGTTAATACCCTAGCAAGTGGGGGAATTTTGGATAATCAAGTTGATAGCTTTTTAAAAGCTTACCGAAAATGTTGTGCGAGTAAGGGAATGCTAGAAGCTGGTGATGTATGCGGAATGATAGCATTTTTACTGAGCGATAAGGCCAAATTTATCACAGGGCAAACCTTAGTCGTAGCAGATGGCTGGGGGCTTTGATGTCTGGTATTTTTGAAAGAAATTTAGCCCATCTTAGTCCCTCTTTACAAAACGCACTTTTAAGCCTTGATGAGAAAAACAAAAATGCCTTTAAAATTACGGAGGAATATGCAAAAAACGAAAGAGTGTTTTATAAAAATTTCATTGCAGAAAATGGGAGTTTGGTGTTTGATTATGAGGAATTTGAAGAGAGGCTAAAGGAATTTAAAGAAAAGTATCTGCTTTATCCTGTGCTTTATTTTTATGGTATTTCTAATGCTTTTATGATAGAGAATTTGTTGCAAAATCCTTATCATTGTCATTTAGTTATTTATGAGAAAGATTTAGCCTTGCTTTATGTTGTTTTGTCAAACATTGATTTAAGCACGGCTTTAGCACAAAAAAGGCTTTTGATTTTTAATGAAGTGAGCCAAATGGAGTATATTTTTGAGACCCAGCCTTTTTTAGCTTATTCTAGGACTTATTTTTTAGAGCTTATGAGTGATTTTTATGCGACAGAGCAAAAGGAAATTTTAGCCCTAAATTCCTTTTTAATGGAGGGTTTTAAAAAGAGCATTTTAAAGCAGGGAAACGACCCAAAAGACGCCTTACAGGGCATTAGACAATATGTGTATAATTTAGCTTCTATGATTAAAAATCCTAGCTTAAAAGAATTATTGGCAAAAAGAAAGGCTAAATTTAAATCTTGCGTGATTGTTAGCACGGGACCAAGTCTTACTAAACAACTTCCGCTTTTAAAAGAGGTGCAAGAAAAAGTTATCATTTTTGCGGCTGATAGTGCTTATCCTATCTTAATGCAAAATGACATCGTGCCTGATTATGTGTGTATGGTAGAACGCACGGACTTTACGGCGGAGTTTTTTAAGCACGATTTTGGGGATAAGGATAAAAAAACAACTTTTTTACTCGCTTCTTTAGTGCATCCAAATGCCGTTGAGTATTTAGAAAAAAGAGGGAGAGATTATGTCCTAATCCCAAAACATTTAAATTTCGCACAATATGTTGATTTAAAGGCTTTTGCCCTGCTATCTTCTGCTGTGAGCGTGGCACATATGGCTTTAGCCATAGCTTTAGAGCTTGAGTTTAAGGAGCTTGTTTTCATTGGACAGGACTTAGCTTATAATGATGTGGGGTATTCGCATCCTAAGGATTATCAACATAGTGCAAATTTTGAAAGCGAGGCTTATGAGAAAGTCAAGGTTGTAGCTTATGGTGGGGAGGGTTTTGTAAATAGCCACGAGATATGGATTTTCTTTAGGCAGATTTTGGAGGATTTAATTAAATATGTCGTAAGTGCTAAGATTTATAACGCCA
Coding sequences within it:
- a CDS encoding acylneuraminate cytidylyltransferase family protein, giving the protein MILCTICARGGSKGVKNKNIRKIDGLELIAYSILQAKESGLFEHIVISTDSDEIASVATKYGGEVFFKREAAMSSDSAAKVPVIRDALLRSEEHFKRQFDTLIDLDATAPLRTSEDIKKAYALFKSGDYENLITAVPARRNPYFNLIEELKEGGFDTSKPCSFVCRQEAPKCYDMNASIYIFDRERLLKQDDVFGTKTALYVMSEESAFDIDSELDFKIVEFLLRERRLNAKG
- the ptmA gene encoding flagellin modification protein PtmA; this encodes MLKDKVIFIAGACGRIGSALSKELLEQNAKLVLADINEANLSKLTQGLRGEFLSVRLDITSKESLESAISQAVRHFAKIDGFVNASYPCGKDWGKVGYYEASFEQICESLNLHLGGFILAANAFVKFFKKQGYGNIINLSSIMGVYAPKFENYAGTSMQSSLEYSVIKAGINHLGVWMAKELFNTNIRVNTLASGGILDNQVDSFLKAYRKCCASKGMLEAGDVCGMIAFLLSDKAKFITGQTLVVADGWGL
- a CDS encoding motility associated factor glycosyltransferase family protein, which codes for MSGIFERNLAHLSPSLQNALLSLDEKNKNAFKITEEYAKNERVFYKNFIAENGSLVFDYEEFEERLKEFKEKYLLYPVLYFYGISNAFMIENLLQNPYHCHLVIYEKDLALLYVVLSNIDLSTALAQKRLLIFNEVSQMEYIFETQPFLAYSRTYFLELMSDFYATEQKEILALNSFLMEGFKKSILKQGNDPKDALQGIRQYVYNLASMIKNPSLKELLAKRKAKFKSCVIVSTGPSLTKQLPLLKEVQEKVIIFAADSAYPILMQNDIVPDYVCMVERTDFTAEFFKHDFGDKDKKTTFLLASLVHPNAVEYLEKRGRDYVLIPKHLNFAQYVDLKAFALLSSAVSVAHMALAIALELEFKELVFIGQDLAYNDVGYSHPKDYQHSANFESEAYEKVKVVAYGGEGFVNSHEIWIFFRQILEDLIKYVVSAKIYNATEGGARIEGMIEKPFSECCKDFSENKQNLEKLQSLSEDKQKEYALKAYAKVKKAFKECVGFQAMLRAYYEDIEPEFLRLNTLDLEEGASASFSLVLKVDKFRDEFSVISSVFYELIHSFFAHFCMNLNKILVLNPLTKEDFFNKNVLYIKEHLDFMQSIFGFVKAQEETLKFAITPLENALKAKDLSKYVERLSQ